The following is a genomic window from Candidatus Methanomethylicota archaeon.
TGAAATATTAGAATGCGCAAAGGAAATGGGGATAGACACCAAGAAGGCATTTCAAACGATATATAAGATACTGATGGGGAGGGATAGTGGACCAAGACTTGCACCATTCATGCTAAGCTTAAATGAAGATTTCATAGTTAAGAGGCTTAAACTCCTAACATAAATGAATCAATGGCGAATACTGATTAAAGCCGTAATTCTAACACCCATAGAACTAGTAAAGTCCAAGAGAACCATCGATGGATAACCATTACCCTCAACATACAATTTAACATAACCCTCAGAACATTCAGAGTAATCAGGAACATTCACCCACGAGGAATTCATAAGAACATAGAAGGCCATATGTGATGGATGAACTATACGTCCATTCTCAATAAATAAGTATTTCAAAGTGATCTGTGAAGCATTAACCCAACAATCAAGTACATGAAGAGATAAATTGTAACTTAAACTACGTGTAAAAGATATGCTACCAACACGAATCATAAATCTACAGAAGCAATAAATTTGGGAATCCGTGGAATTGTACTTGAAATTCGAAATAGTTGAGAAATGAAATTCATCAACGCCAACCGCAGATCTATACTTAAAGAGAACATCAGCCAAATTGCATATGGAAGAGTTTATGAACATGGAATTTAAGGGGTAATGTCTGAGTATACCTTGAAAATATTTATCCAAAAGATTGTTCAGTATATGTAGATATAGGAATTCAATTTCAGGGAAGTGGGTTCTCCCTGGAGTGAGAGTGCAAGTGTAAGCTCCATAAAACAGTATCATTATTGAAATTATCAAAGAGAATATTAGGAAGGCTTCGCCCCTCAAAATCAACACCAAGAAATTGAAATTATGAAGAAACCATAATTGGAATAGAAATAATAGTAGAGGCTTCTACTAAAAGATGCACCCTCAGGATGCTTAAACAAAACAACACCACTAAAACCATCAATAATAGTCATCCCGAAATTCAAATTTAAAATGGATTTTAAGGCATTGTAAAGCTTCATGTAATCTCCACACCTAAATATTTCATCCAAATAGCCCGATCTATCCAGCGATAACATAAAAGATAAAAACTTAACATCATTATCGATTTCATCACTTGATGTGGGGATATACTTTGAAACTAAACTGTATGATATTAGTAGGGATGATAGGAGGATTACAGCTGATAAGAATGCTTCAAGGGAGAACATAACCCCAAGCCTCAAACCCTACACCCCAGGAACCCCAACAAAATACACTCTACCATTAAACTCAATGAAAATTGGATGGGAAAGTTCCGGTAAATGTTCACCCCCATAAACATTGTACTCCAAAAGAGTTATTGAGAATTTACAGTTTAAACCTTCAAAATCATATTGTAATCTAAACTCATGTAGGGATTCATTTAAAGGCATTCTAGAATTTATGAGTTTTATTTCAACCCCACTAACAATAATGGATTTACAAGACTCATCAATACTCCTATAAACATAATTGCCAACTAAAACCATATTGTGGAGGGAGAAGAATAGGGCTGATAATAGGATTATAATGGAGAATGAGAATTCAATGGTTTCAGACATGCCTAACCACCATGAATTGAAATCTCAATGATCCCACCATAACACTTCAACTTCAAAATTATAGTGCCACCATAAACTTTCAGATAAGACTCTGAAACCCTAACATATGGTGGCAAACTGATCGAGTAAGCTGATTCACCTTCACCAACAATTATAACTCCACAACCATCATTATTGACGAGACTCAAAACATATGGGGATGAGGATAGCCTATGGGGGAGTGTAATTTTCAATTCAACATCCTCAACTCCAAGGTAGCTTGCTAAACTAAGCATTCCATTGATGGATGAATAGATTAATGCGCATGTAAGCTTATTACTTTCAAACTTAAGCCTATCAACACCACCATAAACTATTATACCAAAATAGTATGTAAATGATGAGCAGACTATAATTGAGATGACCAGTAACAGTGAGAATTCAACACTCTTAAATTCAACCACCATTTAAACGATTCAAAATGGTATTTAAAGGCGATTCAAAGAATTCTTATGCAACTATTTTATTGGAAATTCATGTCCACATCTTGGACATTTAGCGTATCCACATGAACCTAGAACCGAATACTCACATCCACTACATGAAAATGTTCTGGAATACATTAAATCGAACTTATACCCACAATTTGGGCAAATGAGTACTCTAGAGCTACCAGACTTAAACTTCAAACCCCCACACCAATATGCAGATTGATGAAATCTTAAAGATAAATCTTTCACAAATCCACCTAGACATTATTAATATATGGAGTTCAAGAATAATACTTTGAGAATTAAATGATGAGCGAGATATACTACGCTAGATTCATAATTGCAGCAATAGGATTAACCATATCATCATGGCAAGATTGGAGGAGTAGGGAGATAAATGATTTGATATGGGTTTTCATGGTAGCCTCTGGAATACCATTATTCATCTATGAAGCATACGTTAAAGGGTTTGGACTCTGGATTATGCTCTCAGCCACATCTATACTTTTCTCCATATTAACTGGATTGACACTATATAAACTGGACTTCTTCGGTGGGGCAGATGCAAAAGCATTAATATCCCTAAGCATACTGATACCAGTAATGCCTGAGGAGCTATCCATAAAACTCAATACTCACCCAATAACATCAATATCCATATTCAACAACTCAATATTACTATCCACAATACCAGCAATATACCTGCTATTAAGGAATACATGTAGAGTGGCAATGGGTGAGAATATATTTACAGGATTGGAGGGGGAGAGTGTATTTAAGAAGATCTTGGCAATGATGACTGGATACAAGATAAGGTTAAGTGAACTTAAGGGCAAGAAATTCCTATACCCAATGGAGGAAGTAAAAGTGGAGGATGGAATTGTTAAGAGGAGGTTGAGTATAAGGGTTGGAGCATCATTAAGTGAAGAGAAATTGGAGGATATAATAAAGCTTTATGATAATGGAGTATTAGAGGGGGATGTATGGGTCACCCCAGCCTTACCACTAATAATATTCATAGCCATAGGCACACTCATAACCTTCACATACGGAGACATCGTAATGAAAATTATACGTATCCTAGGCGGTATGCGACTCGGTTCAAGATAAAAGTATTTTTATTGGATTTAAACCCAGATCAACATATAATTTGCATATGGAATCCAGCAATTCAAAATAATTCATGGATTCAAAATAGTGTAGATGACTTGGGCATTTACAGTCGGAGCATCCGAAACCAATTATTGGAATACCATTAAGTGTTTTAAGTATGGCTTCAGCCACGGCACATTCAAACCTAAAATCACTATGAGATGCACATAAACCCTTCACATTAACCAAATCCATTGACAATAAGTAGTCCACATGCCACCTCAACTTCTTGCCATACCTCCTCAAATGTCTTAAAACCCTATTATACAAACCAAACCTCTTATTGAGAGCCGAACCAGTATAAGTGTACAAGCCAGCTCTAAAGTGAATTAAACCCATACGGCCAACATTAACGCTGAAATCCCCTGAAGCAAGAATTATAAGTGTGTAAGTTCCACCATCAAGGGGTTTAAGCTCCTCCAGCAACCCATGAAACACTAAATTAATTAGTGTGATACCAATAAATAACTTATCGGGCTATGAGGAGGAACTCGGGTTCTGAATTTAATGAAGACGTTAGACCATCTGAGCCTGCGCAACGATGAATAATGGGACAAAGCGCTGATAAATGATGAAGCCGCTATAAATGAGTTGCGCAATTAAATGTTTATTAGAGAATCATTTGGGGGTAAACTCTTTTGGTTTGATCCAAGCATACTTGGTGGGGGTACTCTTAATTATCTCAAATATCTGCTCCCAAGTTAAATTATACTTCTTAGCAAGCTCATCAAAAGTATAGTTGTAATGCACCCATTCATAGAAGATCCTATGCTTCAAATCTTCAGGGATGCTTGAAACATCTGAAGCGCCACCCTCACTCATACAAACCACAAAGTGAATGATGTGTTATGGAGGTAAATAATGTTTTCGCAACCTTAAACCAACAAAGATAAATATTTGTCTTTGACTTTAAGCATTAGGCAAGGTGTAAATTAGATGACCGCTAAGAAGATAATTGTGGTTTCAGCATCATGGGAGGAAGCTTCAAAATACGTTAAGAAGGCTGTATCTGAATTGGCTAAAGAGAGGGGGTTTGAAGTGGAGTTTAAAGAGGAAGACTACGAATTCCTAGATAAATATGGTGTGAAGAACGAGTATGGTGGTATAGATATACCACAAGTATTCATACAAGATGAGTGGGGAGTGAAGTACGTAATGTCCAGAGTGCCATTAAATGAAAGGGGGCAGCCAGACGTAAATGCAGCTAAGAAGATAATTCTTGAAGCTATGGGTGAAAAGGTTTGAAGAGCATAGTAATACTCTCCGAGAATGGAAATGCCAAGATATATAAGGAGATGAACTTAGACCTAGATAAAGCTGTAAAGGAGATGGCTAAGGAAGCTATGGAGTTATGGGATTGCAAGAAATCAGACTTCATAATAATAAGAGACAGCTATCCAATGGAGATAAAGCTACCATTGACTAATGAGGAATATGAAGTATATTCAAAATTGAGTATTCAGAGAACACAGCAGAAGACAGTTATAGTTGAGCTACCAATATACGTAATATCATTCGACAATGAATGGTTTGACGACGAATATAAGGATAACAAGGTATTTATAGTAACCATTGGAGCCCCATTTAGGGAGGAAGCTAAGAAGGAGATAATGGATTGGTGCAGTGAAATGACCTCAAAAGAGACTAAGGAAGAAGAGGAGGAAGAATAAATTCAACTACCAAAAATCCAAAATCTTTTCTTCCTCTCAGTGGATGATGAAGCCAACTGTTTAGCCCTCTTCTTAGCCTCCTTAGCAGCCCTCTCCTTCTCCTTCTCAATCTCCACAAGCTCCTCAATTCTCTTAATAAGCTCCTCAACTGCAGACCTATCGTGGAAGAGTGCTGTTATCTCATCAACTATTGGATTTGTGGTTATTGCTTTAATGTAGGGGAATAGGTAGAATATAGCCATTTCAGCTCCAATAAAGCTTAATGGCTTAAAAGTTTCGAGAAGCATTATCGCGGGGGTTTCAAGACCACGTTTAACTATCTCCGTGGCAATTTTATCTATAAGCTCCTTCCTTCTCTCAGGTGTTAATTCTAAATTTACATATGCCAATTACAAGCACCCATAAATATTTAGTTTAAACATAGGATAATTAACTTTTCCATCATGTATGCATGAGTAGGTCTTTAAGTCTAGACTCAGCTGATTGCCTATAAGACCTAATTACCTCAGGGAAGTTTTCAGCAGTATTAACGTTTTCCTCTAGGATAGCATAATATTTTTGATGAGCTCCTGGAATATTATCCCTTAAAGCCTCATACAATTTCATTCCAATTTCAGCAGCCTTCTCACATTTAGGGTCATGGGGTATGAAGTTGCTTGAGAAGAATGAGAAAACATTTGGCTTATCTCCAGATCTCCTCAAATTCTTAATCTGCTCAGATATCCTACCCTCAACATATATGCCTGAAGCCCTCTCTTCAGCATACCTCTTAATACAACATTCAGGATATCCAAGTATACTCCCAAGTTCACTAACAAACTTTGAGGAAAGCTCCTCAGGATACGCCAGTAGGGATGGTGGTAAACTGATGGTTTGCATCTGATATATTGCCTTCCTAATCTCCCTCCTAATATAAAATAAATTCTTCAACCTCTTACCCACACTTTTATCCTTAAATAGATATACTTCACATATGCTTGGCCTAACCTTATCCATCTCCATCC
Proteins encoded in this region:
- a CDS encoding DUF2286 domain-containing protein: MKSIVILSENGNAKIYKEMNLDLDKAVKEMAKEAMELWDCKKSDFIIIRDSYPMEIKLPLTNEEYEVYSKLSIQRTQQKTVIVELPIYVISFDNEWFDDEYKDNKVFIVTIGAPFREEAKKEIMDWCSEMTSKETKEEEEEE
- a CDS encoding GIY-YIG nuclease family protein encodes the protein MFHGLLEELKPLDGGTYTLIILASGDFSVNVGRMGLIHFRAGLYTYTGSALNKRFGLYNRVLRHLRRYGKKLRWHVDYLLSMDLVNVKGLCASHSDFRFECAVAEAILKTLNGIPIIGFGCSDCKCPSHLHYFESMNYFELLDSICKLYVDLGLNPIKILLS
- a CDS encoding prepilin peptidase, with the protein product MMSEIYYARFIIAAIGLTISSWQDWRSREINDLIWVFMVASGIPLFIYEAYVKGFGLWIMLSATSILFSILTGLTLYKLDFFGGADAKALISLSILIPVMPEELSIKLNTHPITSISIFNNSILLSTIPAIYLLLRNTCRVAMGENIFTGLEGESVFKKILAMMTGYKIRLSELKGKKFLYPMEEVKVEDGIVKRRLSIRVGASLSEEKLEDIIKLYDNGVLEGDVWVTPALPLIIFIAIGTLITFTYGDIVMKIIRILGGMRLGSR
- a CDS encoding DUF483 domain-containing protein, translating into MSELLKSFMEDKRILDRVKFEDYLSVYFDVRPASFFTMIAELPNAREIGAKIDLECKDDLALIMSTRDIQLRGELIIELRKKIDELFKKYVLDSDVFKAHEYWAKKLGLRMEMDKVRPSICEVYLFKDKSVGKRLKNLFYIRREIRKAIYQMQTISLPPSLLAYPEELSSKFVSELGSILGYPECCIKRYAEERASGIYVEGRISEQIKNLRRSGDKPNVFSFFSSNFIPHDPKCEKAAEIGMKLYEALRDNIPGAHQKYYAILEENVNTAENFPEVIRSYRQSAESRLKDLLMHT